The Brachypodium distachyon strain Bd21 chromosome 4, Brachypodium_distachyon_v3.0, whole genome shotgun sequence nucleotide sequence CAATtttttagtttcttttttttttgagcgaaattttttagtttcttttgtgaccagtcttttttttttgagcgggtaccagtcttttttttagaggatctTTTTTGTCGGGCGGAAGCCGCACAGATCTGGCCCAGGGTCTTGCGACGTGAGTTTAAGTAGGGGAACCTTACGAATGGTAGACACGTGATCCAGCCCAGCAGGTGGACGGCGTTGGCGCCTGGGCCTGGGCTTGCGCTGGTCTTGTCCTGCAGTCTGCAGGTGGCTCTGCGGAAACGCCGTGGGCTGGGCCGGTGGGCCGTCATCTGGCGACGTGGCACCGTCCTGCGGTGCCACAGAAGCTCCAGAAGCTCGCCGCCCACCTTCCGAGCGAACGAGAGCAAAGAGGTGCTGGAACTGCTGGCCCCAGGTTTCCAGCGCCAGCTCCGTCTCGTGCTCCCACCGGAGAAAAAacctgcgccgccggcccccctCCGACCTCTATCTCCGAGATCCGCCCCGGACTGCTCCCTAACAACAAGGTCCCCCTCCCCATCCCCCCTCCGACTGCCTCCTTCGCCGagatccgcctcctccccgacgGCAAGGTTGGCGATCGAGGTCGTCTCCCCTGCGCTGTGGACGAGCTGAACCGCCGGTCGCAGTCCTCGCCCCCTCTGCGTCTCCAGCAACGTCCtcccgctcgccgccgtcagccGCCTgcccctctccttcctccgcaGCGACAACACCTGCTCAAGGTAAAGGAGACGAAGTGCAATTCCGTGCTTCTATTAATTCTAACGGGTGGAATAGATGATTCCATTTGATGTGCGATATTTTTCCAACGCGACTCGGGCCAGCTACTGCAACAAAATTCGAGAATTAGTAGAAATGGACCGTGTTCTGATATTTAACCGACCGCACAACTGTTGAGAGTCTGAACCAATCGACTGTTAGACTTAAAACATGATGAACAATTCAACCAGCTTTACTGATACGATCATATAGACAGCCACGAATTGGTTAGTAGCAAGACAGACACACAATCAAATGCCTCTACACCGCACCTACCACTACCTCCAAGGGCACAAAATCACAATGCTAGATCTGCCAATGATGGACTAGATTACTAGGGTACCATGAAAGGATCCATTAGATTCTGAAGTGTCACTGGACAAACGAATCTGATAAACTGAAGGAGAGGCAGAAATGTTTGGATTTGATTGCACACAGCAACGAACAAAAAGGTCCTGGAGATAAAAAGGAACTCGTAGAATGATCCATACAAGCAATCTAGGATTGCTTAtcaacagaagaagaaatcaatGCAAGCCCAGTTGGATATCCACTCCACGCCAGTGCAGTACTAGATGACTGGGAGATGAGGGCGCAACGCTTCTTGATGCTAGAAGACGTCCCCGATTGAAGGAGGGTAATCCCCTCCGGTTTGGTGTGTCCCCCTCCCACTGCCAGCAGGAATCAGAGCAGTTGGACAATAATAGGCCTTGCCATCGGATGTTGGGGAGAAAtcagggaagaggaggaatagGCTGGTGGGGGGAAGAAGTGTAGTGGTAGTGGAGATGGAGAAATTCAGATTATTTAATAAGATATTTTCTAGAAAATTAGAACgccttccattttttttgcagtaaCTGGCCTCAATCGTATGGCAAAATATTGCACATCTAGATATTCCAGCAACCTTTGGTTTGTTTGATGCAAAATATTCCATGTTTACACAAAGTCCATTGTAGTATGAGGCTATCCCCCGATATGACTGCATCACGTCTTATGATTTGTGAAGACTTATCTGTTTTCCATTTCTAGTTAGTACTTGTTGCAAATTGGAAGACGTCCATATTTGATTATTTGATATCCAGGTGACTCTAGTCCGTTTGTGAACAAACTATGGGGTCATACTCGGCGGGGAAAGTGCTTGATGCAGCCACTTCTGAGGTCCATTACCCAGCTCTTCGTTTGGACAAGCTGGACATCAAGGGTTCCATGTCAGGGGAGGAACAACCAACAACATCAGGCCTGGAGAATGGGCACCAGGAGCCATTAATTATTGGTTAGTAGTCCATGGGTGCTGTTGTCTATTTGTTATTGtaatcaaataaaatatagtTGCTTACCACCAAGGCCCCAAAGGCACCACACCCCTAATTTGGTTTGGATTGCAGGTGTTGCTGGGGGTTCAGCTTCAGGTAAAAGCACTGTTTGCAAAATGATCATCGATCAGCTATGTGATCAGCGTGTAGTTGTTGTTACTCAGGTTTGTGTATTGCGGCCTTAACTTTGTTTTCTGATTGCTTGTAAAGTTACTAATGGTTCATTTGCTTTGGTCTATAAGTGTGTggttcatttttgttttgatttttagATGTCAAGGTTCCTGTAATCCAGTTACCCCTTTCATTATTTTGTATTTCCGTAGTTGAGCTTATTTGAAGGTAGCGTAATGTGGTTGCTTATGGTGATTTCATGTATTATCTGTTATTATACATAGATAACAGTACTTTTAAAAATATTACTAATGATATGTACTGTTTTGAAGTATGAAACCAAAATTGGTTTTGCAAACATGCCAGTTCACCACTGCCTATCAATATATCATGCTACAGAGCTAAACATCTAGATATTCCCCTCAATGCTAGATATCATACTGTCATCATACACTGTTTATCTCAAATGTTGCAGGAGTCATTTTATTATGGACTGTCTGATGAAGAATTGGTCCATGTTAATGATTATAACTTCGATCATCCAGGTACTTATGTTTTGATGAAAATAGTATGTCTTTCTGCCTGTGCCAGTGGCCAGAGAGGTGTACTGactttgttgttgctgctgctgctcctgtcCTAATTTCAGATGCATTTGATACCGATATGCTACTTTCTTGTATGGAAAACTTGAAACATGGCAAAGCTGTTGACATTCCTAGCTACAACTTCAAAACACATAAGAGCGTGTCATGTGCAAGGAAGGTACTACTTACATATTGTGCTATCCATAACTTCCTCACCTGATAAACTGAGGGTCTCCTGGTCCTGTTCTCTGTTCAACTTTAGATTATGGCCTTAAGTTTCCAATCAGTATCTGCAGATTGTAGAGTATTTTTAATTCTCCCAGGAAAACTATTATTGTAAAATATAGTATTGTATGTGGCAAGTTCTAGCTGACACAATTTTTAGCAAGCACCATATTGCTTCATAATGGTTTTATCTTGAGATATTTTCTCCAAGTAAGTTGGTTTACCGCTGAGTGCTTGCGAATTGCGCCACCTCATTTGTTCATATATGTACCACTTTATTTATTGAAGCAATCCTTGTTTTATGACTACTGTTAGGTCAATCCTTCAGATGTAATAATTTTGGAAGGAATTCTTGTTTTCCATGATTCACGTCTCCGGGATCTAATGAATATGAAGATCTTTGTTGATACAGGTACCTATATTTGCATCCTAAGTTGATGATATCTTCTTGTCTCCACTTTGCCTATGTCTTTTAACCTAGGACATTTAATTTCATATTCATGTTTTTACATGTGGGCAGTGTCAATATTTCACATTAATTTATGGTACAGGCATTTGCTTCTCTCCTATATTATTTGAATAGGAAGTATATTATGTGTTGTTTTTAATATTTTCCCTCCCTTTTTTATTATATAAATTGTTCAATAAGAATTTGTTGTTTACTTTTATATACAACGTACTTATGGTTTCACAGTAATCTGGATGGTATATTTAATAAGAAACATCTATTTTAAATAATAAATTTGAGAGAGGTCCTACTAAAATATGTTGTCGCAAATTTGGTTCTGTCCCCTACTTTGAACTCCGTATAATTTGTCGACAGACTTTTTCGATATGCAGAAAGTTGCTCTGTACTCAAGCCATTCCCCCTACCAGTCTATCATGGTGCATTTATTTTGTACTTCTTTTTCAGATGCTGATGTGCGATTAACAAGGAGAATCCGCCGCGATACCATTGACAAGGGTAGAGATATTCTTGATGTGTTAGAACAGGTCATTAGCCTCATATATCTCCATTCTCCTTGTCTACTAGTATTGTGCTTATCAACATTCTACTCACACTGAATAGTTGGTTTTTGCAACATCTTTTCTTTAAGTTTTTTTGAATTAAGGTACCACACTTATGCTATCTACACATGTCATTTATGTTTACGTTAATTTTTGCACTGAATATAACTCTTTTCTGCAGTACTCAAAGTTTGTTAAGACAGCTTTTGAAGACTTCATCCTCCCTACGAAGAAGTATGCTGATATTATCATTCCAAGAGGTGCAGATAACAATGTGGCAATTGACCTAATCGTTCAGCATATCCGCACTAAACTTGGCCAAAATGATCTCTGTAAACTACACCCCAATTTATATGTCATTCCGACTACTTATCAGGTATCTAATGTGCTTGCTGCTTGATGTCTCCATACTAAACTGCATGTATATTTTAGGACTCTATTTCGTATGGTGCATAACTTTAAGATTCTTAATGCTTCTTTCTTTCAGATACGAGGCATGCACACAATAATACGGGATGCTGCCACGGCAACACATGATTTCATATTTTATGCTGATCGGTTGATTCGATTGGTCAGTACTTGGTACATGGACAtgaccattttttttatatgggTTCGTGTGGTCTCTTAAATTTTACTGTGGAATAGGTCGTCGAGCATGGTCTTGGTCATCTTCCTTTCAAGGAAAAGCAGGTCATAACTCCCACTGGTAAGTATTATTTGCATGGTGATCTTCCCCATGATTCTTGTTTTGTATATAAAATTATCTCTTCAACTGCATTGGGGATTTTACTCGCTGTAAGTTTGCATAGGGGCTGAATTGTTACCAATACATCATTGGATAAACTATCCGGACATAGAGGTTTAAACGGTATTTGAGTTTATCCAATACATCGTAGGGACGGAAATTGTTACCAATAGTTTTGAGATAAGTCCATCTTACAACCCTGAACAAGACAAGTCCATATTACAACCCCGAACTAGCCACCGAGTTTAAACTAGCCCCCTCGACTCCCATACTGGTTACAACACACCCCCGAACTATCAATACCGTTTAGATTACTCTTACCATGTTTGTACCTGGTTTTCGCACACGTGGCAACAATTGACCAACTTGACTGCCATGTGAGCTAGGCCACATCAGCCGTATGATAAATCTGTACGATAAATCCTCTGCCAACAATTGACCAACAAGAGGATTTATCATGCTTGTTTAGTATTGCTTCCTTACTCAAAATTTCATGCTTTAGCATTAAAGGAAAACGGGAGTATCTTTCTTTTGCTGAGAAAACACAAATTCTTTGTGTCTTGACACACTGTTAGGTAGAAAAGTTATGTACAATCCCCAAGTGGCATACCCCAAACGCATGACAATACTATAAGCTCCTACCATCTGTGGGCCGTGTAGGCCTTTGGCACCGTCCTCCACCCAGATTCAAGACTCAGATTGGATGGAAAAGGTTGTAATAATTTATCCACATCTATTCTTTTGTCATAATAATCTCTTGTAAATTGCAATAATACTATTTCCTAGAGTTACTTGCACCTGTATCCTCTCCTGAAACTAGTTCACATATTTGCCATTATGCATGCAGGATCTGTCTACACTGGTGTGGATTTCTCTAGAAGTTTATGTGGTATCTCAGTGATTAGGAGGTACCAACTTTTCCAGACTATTTTTACCATATACACTTTGTTGAGGCTCTAATTGACTAAACAAGTGAGCTACTTTGGCACTCACAGGACGGAAATGTCCTGAATTTATATGCCTGAGACAGCCTGTGCAAAATGATACAGTGGTAGTTTACAAATGCTCCACACTAGATAATGCTGGGAATTTAGTTCTAGCCTCTTTTAGCTTTTACCGTATGGGTCTCAACCTTCATTTGTATGAACAAAGTACATAGTTGAACTGTTGAGTcaacgtttttttttaataattcaTTGCTAGAATTCGATTCATGATTAAGGCACAAATGAACAAAACACATAATACATCCTTGAATAAAAATGCAATAGTGATATGCTACAAACTTCATTCCAGTGGCGAAAGTATGGAGAATGCACTGCGGGCATGCTGTAAAGGTATAAAGATTGGGAAGATACTTATTCATAGGGAAGGAGATGATGGGAAACAGGTTTGATCTTTAATCTACTTTTGAATCATTTTTTAAGATGAGTTCAGTTACTAAGTTCTAATTGACTTTACAGCTCATTTATCACAATTTACCCAAAGATATCGCAAAAAGGCATGTTCTGTTGCTGGACCCCATACTGGGAACAGGTTTGTTGATGTTTCATACATATCTGTGCCCTGGAGCACACAACTTTTCACGTGAATTTAGGAAATTATTATAAAATCAATATCCCCCTCTCTCTTATCAAATAGTGTTAGACTGTTAGCCTATCTTGTTTTTGTAAAGCACCTTAGATACGAAACCTGTTTTagcaaattattattttcatgcTAGTTCGTTTATCTTTGGTGCTGTTCTAAATGTATATGCCTTGTCTTGACAGTGTACATCATCAACTATTTGCTTGGATAAATGAAGAGAAGTTGAGAAACCCTGTTATAGAACACCCACAAAGCCCCAATATTTCAATACCATTGTCCGTTACCACAACGACATCTTTTAAATACTTGATGACACAAAACTTCTGCACAAACTCTCGGTCTCCCTTAATGCTACTAAAGAATTTAATCTCATTTGTTCCAGTGTAATCAAACTGTGGTACCACCTTGTAAGAAGCAAAACCTTCTACTAGTCACCACCACCCACCAGTGTGCCAGCAAATAGGGCTGTTGGTGAAAGTGACAAGTAATTTAAGCTCAGATTGAGTCTGGCTTGTGCTCTTACTAGCCCGAACCCTTATAGGCTTTTGAAGTGAAAACATAACTTTTGAAGTCACATGGATGGCCTGATTTGCAAAAATAATAGCACTCCAAGATTGTTAAAATTTGAGTGCTCACCCTCTCAACTATCACCTCCCACTTTAAGGCACCTTTTGCTCCTGTATAAATATCTGTACTACTGTGATTAGGTAGaagtttttttaatatatacaTTTCTACTATCTAGTAAGCAGCATCAATTGGTTCTCTGAAATCTCACTGAGTTATACTGTGTTTCGCGTCACTGGGAGAGGATATTTGTCAAGCAAGCACATGTGCTCAACTGTTGGACATTAATCTCATCTAATCATATTCTTCCTATTCATCATTGACAGGAAATTCAGCTGTTCAAGCTATCTCTCTTCTCTTGGACAAGGGTGTACAAGAAGCAAATATTATATTCCTCAATCTTATATCAGTAAGCCTTCTGAAGTCCTGAGtttctttattttcatttatttGAGTATGGTGGTCATTTTTGGAATTCTTGTATAGATTGCAGAAGTAATTAGGTGACTACACGTCCTAGTTAAGGGCTATGTCTTAGCGCATTTGCCAACCTTTTTATATGTAGTTCTGCGGAATGTTGAGCAGAATAGCCAATTATAACTAGAAGCTGCTTTAGTGGGTGGTACTCACTCCTCGTATTTGGAATTAACTGCTGATAACGGTTTCAATATACTAAAGCCAGGGTTCGCCTCCTGCTAAAACAAATTTGGCTCTGCAGATGAACGAACACATGAAGATGCAAGAAATGACAACTTAATTAGTTATAGTCAAATATATATTCTTAGTAGAAACATAGCTTTTCAATCAAGTGAATAATCCGTTTTAATTTCTCATCATTCACATGACTGGATGTCAGTTTAGGTATTACATTCACAGTTAGTACGTAGTGATTGAAAGGCAGAGAACCCATGACTGAAACTGTTTGCTGTTATCCTAGGCTCCTCAAGGTGTCCATGTAGTTAGCAAGAGATTCCCAAGGGTCAAGATTGTGACATCGGAGATTGAGCTCGGTCTTAATGATGATTTCCGTGTCATCCCTGGAATGGGTGAATTTGGAGATAGATACTTCGGAACAGATGATTATCAGTCATCAACGCCATTCTTTGCTGACGACAAAAATCGTCCAAGGTGAGTTATAACTCTTTTCCCGTGGTCTGGTTTATGCCTTTCATCGAGCTTTATCACTCAACTGATTCCTCTCCATATCCCATCGCCAGTCATGCCTAGGAGTTAACTGGTTCCATCCTTTTAAAAACTGTGCAGGCTTTTGTGAGAATTGGGCAGTCATGCCAAGTCGTCCTGCCTGCGATGTTATCCAAATAGCTCTGAGAAGTTTATTTTTACATTTCTGATCTCGCAGATGCCCATATCATTTCGTTCATACCGGAAACTGTATATCATGAGAACATTACAGACTGTCATCCTCAAACATAAATGTAACAATCCCATATTTCTGTTGTACCCAAATCAATCTCTTCTCCTGGCTCTGTTCATACAGGATTCTGTATAATCTTgctcacaattttttttcacatcTATCTCTTGATTCTGTTACAAATATGGTGCTATTTCTCTTCTGCCTTCGGCTTGTATCACGGCCGAACTTACCTGAGCAAGATGTTGAAGGTTGGTGCTTATTTTAACAAAACGAAAAGACTGCGTACGATTTCCATCGTACGACATTGCATCAAAGCCGCACAGCAAATGCCATCAATGGTGCATTGGTGCCCATGGAGTGTTATACGCAAATTGTATGATTTTCGTCGTACATTGGTGATAtgatatactctctccgttcctaaatacttgtcgctaaGCTGTTTTAGTagaagtttgcactaaaacaacagCGACGGGAGGGAACACAAGGGAAGATTGGTGATTATAATATGTGCTGACACGTCCTCTAGTGAGAAAGACTTGCGCTTAATTTACACCTAATATTAATTTGTTAATTACAATTCCTACCCATACAAATGTAGTATACTGTACGCGGCAGCGACATAAATCAGGCCCGACCAGTGACCAACTGCAGAAAAAGAAGCATTACCCACGTAGACGTAGCTAGCGCTAGACGAGCGGGAAAGAGGGGCGAATGGCAATTCCGCAGAGCCCCTCAGGCTTGCCGGCGACGTCCTTCTTCATCCTGAAATAGCCCCCATCGCCCCACTTCTTCCCCCACGAGTTCTTCACGATCCAATACTTCTCCccatccccttcctcttccccgtACCCGACCACCGTGACGCCATGGTTGAGCCTCGTCCCGCACGGCCCGTTATAAACCCCTTTCACGTAGTGCTGGAAgttggcgccgccggcctcgatCGACACCGCCACGGgctgcgccgccaccgcgttCGCCAGCGAGGGCTCGCTCCGGGTCGCCACGCGCGCGAAGCccgagatggcggcggcgtggagcggCAGCTTGTTGGCGACGCAGGCGCCGTCCTTGCCCGTGTACGGGTAGTCAGCCTCGGTGGCGATGCCGCCGTTGGAGGCGATCCACTCCAGCGCGTGGTAGCTcacgccgccgtcgcagccGTAGTCGAGCGTGTCGCAGTCGACGAGCTCTTGCTCGGAGAGGGAGATGAGGTTCCCTGTTCGGATCTGGTGGATCCCTTCCACCACCGCCACGGTCGAGAATGCCCAGCACGATCCTGTCGATCGTTCGTAGGAAACATAATTAATCACCCACATGGCCACATAAGAAAATTAGCtactgatttattttttctaattaTTGCTTCAAACATCATGATTTACGCAGCCACACGCAATGATTAATTAGTTTTGCATGACGGCAAGTAGATCTaaaatttggacaaaatttCTATGGACCTCGGAAGTTCAGTCTTTCAATCAGAATTTCTTGTTTGACTACAATTTGAGTCCAGTGCAAAATAGCTCATGTAAATTGCTCTATTCTAAAATCGAGTACGAAGTACTATATCATGTCATTTTTCGTTTTTAATTAAATGAGAACAGGGTAACTTGTGCAGGACAAATTTACATCCTACTGCAATTTTGATAAGGTTTTAGTAAAAATTTGGTGGAATTTCAAACACTGAAATCTGAAATTGTTATCTAAACTTCCTGCTCCGATGAGCACGGAATTTTCGTACAAGACGGAATTTTGAATTATATCCACCACACATCACCCAGCGAATGGGCCAACTTGTGGATGTTGATTGTTTAGCActatatacatgcatgatgataGCAGTAGTAGTTAAGTAAGGAATTATTGTGTATCTATCCGTAATGACGAAGATAGcaagctagctaagctaggcAGCCAGGCACATGGTGGCATGTGGATCGCAGAGAGCCATGCATGTGTTTTACAGACAGGTGGATCACAAATAAttggagatcgatcgattaaAGGATTAATAAATCCATCGAACGATAGATATGTGTGGATCCACGTAATAATAATCAACTAACGTTAATTGAGACGTACCGCATCGGCCTTGGTTCTTCACCTCCGTCACGGCGCCTTTCGCCCGCCAGTCAACGCTCGCCGGCGCGCCCGCCGTCGACACGTTAAAGTACAcctgctggccgccggcatcgacagccCCGGCGCGCGTGGTGATCATCATCGCGCCCGCCGCTTCGTCGTCGTGAGCTGACAAGACCGGCGAGGGCGAGGTGTACATTGCCGTGAACTCGTCGGCGGTGAGGTCGGTGTAGGCGGTCTCGCCGAGCTGGTAGGTGAGCCCGGCCGCGGGGTCGCCGTTGGCGGCCTCGATGTAGCGCACGTTGCGGGCGTAGACGCGGAGCCGGCGGAGCTCCTCGTCGCGGGTCGCGTAGGCCCGGCCGTGCTCCGCCTTCCAGCGCTGGAACCGCGGCGCCATCGTTTGTAGGATCGTCGGGTCCGTTTCTTCGAAGGCCGTGGTGGTTTGGAAGGAGAGGCgtgaggaggcagaggagctCTGGAGGGAGATAAGGgccaagaggaggaggaggcatgGCCGCCGGTAGCGTGAGAAAGGAGCCATGGCCGTGACCTTGGTGGTAGTAGAAATGATATGGATTTGGCTGCTTGGTTAACTAAGATAGCTAGCTGGTTAGTTAGTGGTGCCGGCCGGAGCCAGTATCAATTGCGCGCGCGTTTAATTTATATGCGAAGGTCGTCGtcatcagaagaagaagaagacacaCGGGCCGGACACCGCAATTATTGGAATCGAATTCGATGTGTAGTCGAGTAGAGTAGGCGTGGAATTAAAATTAAATTAGATTAATGTCGATGAAACATGGTACATCTGTCAGACATGTGCGCATGCACATGCAACGACTCCTTGATCAGttagtgcaaacttgaactaaaacagcgataAATATTTAGGAATGAAAAAAGTAAATTCCATCCCTgtcccgatcgatcgatcgagctcgACAGAAATGCAATCTCCTTTGATCCATTATCTCATCACACGCGATGATATATCGTGTCGCCACGGTGTCCCGATCGATGTTCTTGTTGGTACATCTCATCACgtgacgacgacgatgcaGCCCTCTTAAATCTTACGCAGAGTAATTGCCAACCAGTATAGTACCTCACACGCCGGCGCCCGCTTGATCACCTGAAGCCTCTCTCACTGCCTACACGATCTCCCGACGGCGACGTTAGTGCATGGCGAACACCTTGTCGACGCTCTTGTCTTGTTCTTAGTACACAACAGGCACGGATATATGGTCGATTGATGAACCcagaaaacaaataaacaaCATATACTCCCACCGCCCCAAAATAAGTCACATAATGTATTccgggacggagggaatacattTGATCATGGAACACCAATATATGAGCAATGCCATGCAGATACCTTGcgcactatttttttttataattagTCAAATTTTGAAGATAGCTAACCACGTTTGCCGCGTGGTTAATTACCTTGTGCATTCTAGAACTTTCTATTTAGATTCACATGTAAGATATATAATTATCGGatttgatttttagttagagatatgTTGATTCCTCGGTGTAAGATATGATGTGTGCTTTCAGATTCGAAACGgatgaagaaaaaggaagggtAACTAGATCTAGATACTAATCCAACAGTTTGATTCGTCAACTTCGATTTAatcatttttcttaaaaatcaggcaacttaCATATAGGCACAGTCTTCAGTTTATTTACATCTAAGGTAGACAACCAAACACTTTTGAAGCATCTATCTACACATTTGGTAGACATAAGCTTTCAAAATCTTTGCCAAGAAATTTAAGATACATACAAATTATTATTCACAAGACAACCACAAATTAATCTATCGCGACCTCTGGTCAAAAACAGTGAAGAATAAAAAAATGGCACTACTTCAATTACAAATTATGTTTAAATTTAGTGAAATAATATTATAATAAATTTACTATTTACTATTAAATATTAAATGATTCAAAATGTTTGAAATACGAGTTCATAACATTTGTTGTATATTTGTTCACAGTTCATAATAATGATAAGTTCTAAAATATGTAATACAAATAATTAGTTTACATAATTCAAATATAATTTATTATGTTATTTTAATTCTAAAATTTGATGTCCATTTTTAATGCTTCAAACTCCTGagtatatttaaaaaaatatgttacaTGTAATGAGTCGAtttatgaaatgttttgtaaATTATGTCCATTGAAGGGGCCGGCTTGAATTTATTTAAAAGCGGCGGACGTCGTGTGATACGAGGGCGGAGTAATACTGCATCAGAAGTCCGGCGCCCGACCGGGCTGCGGGGATATGCGTACCGCCGCCGACGGTTTGCATCGGTCAGCGGAGCACTCAGAAATCACAATAATCAATAAACATAATCAACGGGGGTAATGCTATTTTTAGTGATTTTGAGCCGCCAGTGCACGCATCACGTCCGGATTCTGGCGCGGCGCCGgtgccatcatcatcattggAGGAGCAGCGAGTCGCCACTGTCGTCTTTGTATCGTGGCGGAAGTACCGATCGGGGGCCCAGGAAATCCATCTCCATACACGATCTGCAACGTGTGCGTTTCGTTCGGCCAGGGGCGCGTTCGACCCAATAGACCAATTCGATCAGGTTCCTCGCGTTCGCTCTAAATCCATGCCACGCGCGTGCAAATATAAGGGCCGTATGCCCGTTTGCGATTTGTATGCACGCACGTGCATGGCCACATGTTGACTTGAAAACCCCGAAAACTGCGTGCATTTGGGAAACACGGGTGGGTTGTTTGATCATCAATCGCCAATCGCCTGATTCTCCCCCATCCTTATCGTCTCCTAGCATCTTCCCTACCCCATCGCGTGTCCCCCTTCATCTCTCTAGCTGCGCTGTGCGTTGCGTGTCTTCTTCCGTCGCCACCTCCCCGCGGTGTTGCCAACCCCGAGGATCCTCATCTACTCCCGTGGCTCACCACTTCCGCGCGTGGGGCCGCCTCGATCTACTTTGCTCCATCGAGGTAGGATCTCATTGCCCCAGCGGATCCACCTTTGCTCCAACGGAATGCTGGCATGGATCTCGTGGTTGATGGGAAGCATGCTACCGCTACCCCACCGCGCGTCGAGGGGAAGCCACTGCGAAAAATCAGGCTGCCCCGCACGCTGGCAGGGTGAGCGGGGAAGTGGACCTCGCTGGATTCCGTGGCCGTCCCAGTTTTTGGACATCTCTTCactacattttttatttttgcgtcttctcaaatttgaaaaacaaaatttgcaaACAATGAATTTGGAGAAAATAGCAAAGATGTTCGTTTACAAAATTTAACATTGCGCCGATTAATTTGAATCGGAGAAAATAGCAAGGATCGATGGTCGTATACATCACTTATTCACATGCATATGCGGAGTA carries:
- the LOC100846155 gene encoding uridine kinase-like protein 3 — encoded protein: MGSYSAGKVLDAATSEVHYPALRLDKLDIKGSMSGEEQPTTSGLENGHQEPLIIGVAGGSASGKSTVCKMIIDQLCDQRVVVVTQESFYYGLSDEELVHVNDYNFDHPDAFDTDMLLSCMENLKHGKAVDIPSYNFKTHKSVSCARKVNPSDVIILEGILVFHDSRLRDLMNMKIFVDTDADVRLTRRIRRDTIDKGRDILDVLEQYSKFVKTAFEDFILPTKKYADIIIPRGADNNVAIDLIVQHIRTKLGQNDLCKLHPNLYVIPTTYQIRGMHTIIRDAATATHDFIFYADRLIRLVVEHGLGHLPFKEKQVITPTGSVYTGVDFSRSLCGISVIRSGESMENALRACCKGIKIGKILIHREGDDGKQLIYHNLPKDIAKRHVLLLDPILGTGNSAVQAISLLLDKGVQEANIIFLNLISAPQGVHVVSKRFPRVKIVTSEIELGLNDDFRVIPGMGEFGDRYFGTDDYQSSTPFFADDKNRPRLL
- the LOC100846764 gene encoding ervatamin-B is translated as MAPFSRYRRPCLLLLLALISLQSSSASSRLSFQTTTAFEETDPTILQTMAPRFQRWKAEHGRAYATRDEELRRLRVYARNVRYIEAANGDPAAGLTYQLGETAYTDLTADEFTAMYTSPSPVLSAHDDEAAGAMMITTRAGAVDAGGQQVYFNVSTAGAPASVDWRAKGAVTEVKNQGRCGSCWAFSTVAVVEGIHQIRTGNLISLSEQELVDCDTLDYGCDGGVSYHALEWIASNGGIATEADYPYTGKDGACVANKLPLHAAAISGFARVATRSEPSLANAVAAQPVAVSIEAGGANFQHYVKGVYNGPCGTRLNHGVTVVGYGEEEGDGEKYWIVKNSWGKKWGDGGYFRMKKDVAGKPEGLCGIAIRPSFPLV